CGCTCAACACTTTGACCAAGCTTCTGCATCGACTCGGTATCTGCCCACATTCCTGCTCCTGAAAGAGCACTTGGAACGACTGCCTTTGTCTGTCGCTGCTTGCTTCTTGGAgccttataatgccccatttagcgaGGGGGAATTTGCCAGTCCCCTCCCCCTTTGTCCCGACACAGCTCGTGGACCGGATCAGATGCATAACCAAATGCTTTAGCACTTATCGGAGGCTGGTCACTGTCGTATACTGACCCTTTTCAGCCATCTGTGAAGTGAGggggtatttcctacccagtggcaggaaagcattgttattcTGGTGTTGAAGCCTAGGAagccacctcttcagttggatagctactgtccaattagccttaccaacaccctctgcaagctccttgaacACCTGGTGAGTCGGCGGTTGTTTTCGATCCTTGAATCCCGCGACCTTTTGTCATCAACTCGAGGTGGTTTTCACTGTGGCCGCTCTACGGTGGAtaacttggtccacctggagtctgctatctgGTCGGTTTTTGCCAATCGGCAACACctcattgcagtcttctttgaaCTGCATAAAGACTACGACACCACCTGGTGtcaccacatcctcaccacccttcacaaATGAGGCCTTCGTAGCACTCTACCCATTTTTATCCATAACTTTCTTTCACGTCGCTCTTTCCGGGTCCAGATTGGTTCCTCCTACAGCACTTCCCATcagcaagaaaatggggttccacagggttccgTGCTAAACGTCCCTCTCTTTCTCGTAGCTGTTAATGGACTGGTAGTGGCTGCTGGGCCAACAGTGTCCCCCTCTTTGTGCAATGTTGGGCTCTCTCCCATGGTTTTCAGTTATCAGTGgccaagtcgtgtgtcatgcatttctgccatcGCCGTACAGTCCATCCCCATCTGGAATTGTTCCTTGATGGCCAATCCCTCGAGGTGGTGGACACCCATTGCTTCTTGGGTGTGGTCTTCAATGCCtggttgacatggctccctcatcttcgccagCTGAATTGGACGTGCTGGTCACATCTCCATGTTCTTAGAtgtctgtgcaataccacctgGGGTGCAGACCACTCTAGACCACTCTGTTCTACTGCGACTGTACAAAGCACTGGTCCAGTCTCGTTTAGACTATGGTAGTCCTGCCTATGGTTCTGCGTCACCTTCGACATTGCAGATAGTAGACCCCATCCACCATTGTGGGGTAtgacttgcgactggtgccttccggaGTATTCCCGTGATTAGTGTTCTCACAGAGGCGGGGATTACACCACTGTGAGTTTAGCGCCAACAACAGTTGATATTTTATGCGCTCCGCATCCGCTGCTCCCCAAAGCACCCTAATTGTGGTCTCCTTCATCCAGATACGGAGATCAAACTCCCGCGGCAGTGGCCACgatgtgggcttaccatggctgCCCACATTCAATCAATCTTTTCTGAGCTCTAGCACTTCCCTTTAACACATCTTTCCTCTGCTCATGCATGTACCCCTCCGTGGTGCATCTCTcggccacagctctgtcttgatctctcgattaattcaaaggattctgtccctccGGACGCCCTTCACCACCAAGTCTTCTGTCTCCTCAGTTCACTCCAGGGTTCAGAAGTGAAGGCACCATGGTTGCTGGTCACACTGGTTATGCTTACACCTATGCGAGACACACAGAACTttgttccttgccagatggctgtagtgtttttactgcagaattggtagccatcttacATGCACTGGACCATGTCCACTTTGCTCAGGACTGTCCTTCACTATCTGAGTGACTCGAGCAGTTTGCAAGCTATctgccagtgcttccctcgccacccgttggtcatagctatccaggactccctttctctccttgatCAACATGGATGCTCAGTgtttttcatttggaccccaggcccagttgggatccctggcaatgaacttgccaatCAACTGGCTAAATTGACTACTAAcaggccatctcttgctattggcattccGGAAACAGACCTTCACTCGGCATTACATCGTCAGGTTTTGGGACTTTGGaatgcagaatggcacactctttcttcACCGAACAAGCTCAGGGCGATAAAGGATTCTAAAACTATGTGGCGGTCCTCCTTACGGGCCTCTCGTAAGGCCTCTGTCgtcctttgccggctccacattggccatacttggctgactcacggttatctcctccatcgtgaggacccccccccccccccctctgttgttGTGGGTCAATGTTGactgtggttcacctcttactggacTGTCCGAACTTAGCCACCCTGAGACAGACTCTTACCTTTCCTGACTCGCTATCCCTGGCATTAGGTGACAAGCCTCAGCAGCTGATCTTGTTTTACGGTTTTTTTCATGATgggggtttttatcgctttatttaaggGTGGGACCTTCAACCTTATCAGTgggtggaggggatggcaggccgTCTTGCTGGCCCCTTTGCCCCGATTGGACTGGCTTCGACTGGTCTTGGTGGTTCACCTGCGCtctctgccttcccactcctttccttatgggatttgttttattttgactgtCTATCTTGGCTACTTGTGCTTCTTCCTTTGTGCTCCTGTCATTCAtcactttctttccctcctctcttcttctgccttcttccttccttctctgtcaATAGTTTGTAATTTTATGGCCATTACAGTTCCCTCTTATAGTGTGAGGTTTTATCTGTTTTAGTTATTCCaaggtcggagggactgatgaccgcgtagtttggtcccttctccaatccaaccaaccagtctcccccccccctctatctccctccctccccccctctccctccctccctccctcccccctcccactcaaTGTTGCCACGTGCCTGCTTTCCACATCACTTCATTCACAGTCCTTTCATAGCATTCTCCGATGGCACCATGAGGAACTGATCAAAATTAGTATGATGTTGAACAAAGTAGTGTCAgatttaaaatattaaaagataTTTTTTTACCTTGTTGCTCAGTTTTAAGAAAGCACAGTGAAAAGCCTTAAGAGTTGTTTCAGTAAATGCATTTATTTCCCTACAGGGCCACTGTGGTGGGAGAGCGGCAGCAACACGTGCATGGTCGGTTGCAGCCGTTACACTGAAAATGACAGCCCAAGTTGTTCTCTGTTTGGCTCTGGAGTACCCTTCTTGGCAGCTGTCAGTGTACTGGGTAATGGCACCGCTGTGGCTTTTCCTGCCAGTCCTTGTTGTAGCTGTATTCATCTCACTTGTGAGATACAGTCAATATTAGGAATTGTTTGGTAAGTTTGTCATTTGGATCTACTAGTAACAGTGCATGCTGCAGACCTCATCAAATCAGAAGGATTTACCATGAAATTATGGACAGGATGGTTTATTTGTTTGTCAGAGGTGACTGAATGTGTGGGAAGATCCAAAAGCAATGAAATTTCCTTTCTGTGACTGCAGGTTAGTAATGACAGGTGCTCTCACTAGGAACCTCTCCTACACACTGTTTCAATCATTCGATCATCTGTCCCTCTCAATAAAAACTAAACAGGTCAAAGTCCTTGTTTCTTAAATGCTGTTTCTCATATTTGCTGAATTTACAGTTGTTGCCGTGTATAGTGTGATATTAAAGTCAAGTTGTTACCTGTTTGGAAAATCAGCCATAAAAATCACGTGTGTATAACACCATCTATTCTGTAGAATAATTTCCATCATTGTAACATGTAAGGGGTGGTTGTTAGGAACTGCTAACTCAGGTCTGTGCATTAACAATAAAATGGCTATAAAACAGATAAAAACTCTAAAAGAATGCGCAGAGAAAGTCGGCctgcagatatcatttgaaaagacagtgTTTACAACATCATATTTAGAAATTTTCAGATTACTAACCAAATACAGGGAAGTTAACAGAGTATTGcactttaaatatctaggagaaattaactctgaaaaatttgcacaacaagaaagaatacaaaAAGCTCGTAAAGGTTTAGGATTTGTGCAAAACCTCTATAATAAAAAATGCTATCTTTGAAAGCCAAAATTAGACATTCCAGAACAGTAATTAAACCATCAATgttatatgccagcgaaaccttggcACTAAACAGGAAAACTAATAtagaaaatataaagaaagaagaaagaaaaataattaggaaaATTTTGGGACCGAGAATGGATGGGGACTACAGAAAATGtccaaaattgaagaatattctaacgtAGAGACAGACATGAGGAAAAGACGCCTCAAATTCTATGGCAACATAATGATGCTTCCCGGACACAGactattcaattcaattcaattcaatttttattatcacataacatgccttatacaatcaaagattgtgacataggtgacttgtcagtttttacactatatataacaatactaaaaatacaacaaactaataatatacatggtgtaacatcttcaaagaggtatttgaattacaattataatgcattgttaccattcatgaaatcttctacactatagtaacatttatctttcagatatttttccaggtctcttttggtgccttttacatttgggtcatccatatctttccatattttatttacaaatttcatgcccatatagtatggggttttttcatatgattttaaacggtgggtaggtaacatgtagctcgttctatgtcttgtatcatattgatgcaagaagaagttgccctcaaaaagttgtgggtttcttttcgtgaaagtgagagtttcatagatgtatatgcttggaatgctcattagatccagttttacaaataaaggtttgcagtgttgctttggttttgctcccaccattgcccggatgattcttttttgtagtctaaaagctctaagtaaatttgttttttcagacccccagaaaattatactatacctaatgactgaaacaaaatatgcattatatacagtttttcttacagctaaatcagtaatactatacaagatattcataatatatacaaggctattcagtcgacccagtatgttgtccacatggcgactccataacaggtttttattgactaacacgccaaggaatttgacacagtctgcagtctctaattttttgtccatataccttatttcacttatagactgtgcagattgttttgtggtaaaatgaacaatttctgtttttgtaaagtttaatgttaagttattgtttttgacccatgcctccacttccccaagtgtttgttcaatatgacgaattaggtctacctcatttttacaacagactacagctgttgagtcatctgcatagaggatagtatcagactggacctgacatggcatatcattaatataatatagaaaaagcagtggccctaatattgagccttgtggaacacctaattgagtgtttttccagccagagagaaatttcttgccattgatgttaataagtactctttgttttctgtttgccaagtatgatgacatccagctaagagatttgccttgaaaaccgtagcgtgccaatttttggagaagcaggtcatgatttactgtgtcgaaggctttggacaggtcacaaaagatgcctgacacacacattctatcatcaagacatctgctgacttttgtgactaattcatttattgcatggattgtgctgcggccttttctgaaaccatattgattgcctaagataatgctgttagatgaattgtgattttcaatctgatcacatgcagctctttcaaatatttttgagaaatagTAAAATATGTAGATTCCTTcactaatggaggagaatggatccaaaatgttaaaaaagacCTGGAGCTAGCCAAAATCACCAAAGAAGAAATAGACATAAggaacaattttagaataaaagtagaaaaatgtgagGTTAAACCAGAGATAAAAGTCTGAagtactggaacaaaatggagcgaagaaagaagagCTAAATTCTCACAAACAATGAAAAACTGGTGGGCAAATAAAAAGAACAAGAACAGAAAGCGTCTTCCTCTCTGGGAGCTttgcaactaataataataataataataataatatcttataaatgttcagcatatagccacatttacaaattaatttgcagtgtcaatgtaaaatgtctcgttccacatcattacaattttttgtgcgtaagatccatagaacatgaaactaTCATACTAACCAACACCTAAATCAAGCAACACTCAAACTGCTATAAGACTGAACAGGTGCAAGCCAATGAAAAAAATGACTTCAGTTTGTGTTTTTGACTTGAAGGAGGTAATGCATAATGATTTACATGTGCTAGGTACTGCAGCTAATCAGCATTATTATTTTGGAGTGTTGAAACAGTTATTATATTAGgcatcacataaaaaaaaaagtccgcATTATGGCAATAGAGTGTAGCTGCTTTAACAGGACTATGCTCCCAGTCAAACAGCATTGAGTATCAGGCAGTTATGGGGCAAAAACAAAATTGACAATTGTTTCAAGTACTTGCCAGATCTGGAATTTCCCACCTGCGTCTCTTTTCTGATTCCTTAAATAAATCGTAATGTAAAAGGATATATTTTCAAGATGAGTGAAACAAAAATTTCCTCGCACACTATAAAGTACAAATGCATGATGTtttatgtaacaatattatgaaaagtaaagttgctacccaccatatagcggagatgccgagtcgcagataggcacaacaaaaagactgtcacaaataaagctttcaaccAGTAAAGCCTTCAACTAAAatagatctcacacacacacacacacacacacacacacacacacacacacacacacacgtgcacacactcactcactcatgcaaacgcaactcaacacaaacaactgcagtctcaggaaaCCTTTTCCAAGTTGACATCTGGTGTACATACCAGACAGCCTGAACCATTTCACACAGCTGGTACATTTGATGATTAAAAcacaatcaaataatggaaaatccaggatggaatgatgacaatattatgaaatggatagattgctgttcaccatatagtggagatgttgagtcacacacAGGCACAAGAAAAATTGTGTTAAACAAGttggctttcagccaaaaggccttcttctgaattagacagcaTATGCACACACATTCACGCACAACTCGCAAACACATGGccgctgctgaggccagactctaCTCAGTCTGGCCTcacccagagacagtggccatgtgtgcgtgttgtgtttgtgtgaatgtgtgtgtgtttaaagaACTGTAAAAATACACTGATTTGATCTCAAATGATATTGGGACATTCTCATTTGGTTGTAGGTGGCATTGAAATTGTGAATAAACAATACATAGGTACGGCAGTATCACTTGAAAGGAAGCAAAGCTCTCTGTGGGGATAGATATTCAGTTATATGTCCAGGTTACAGTGACATAAAAAATTATGGTAACTTCGAGTTTCATTTTCTGATGGAAGAATTATATTTATATTAGTGGAAAATACATGTTCCAATTTGCTTTGTCTATTTGATAATTACAAGCGACTTTATAAATCTGTTTCCCTCAATAGAGCATAACAGTCATATTACATCTTAGACATTCCATTGTTTAATAGAGCATC
This genomic interval from Schistocerca serialis cubense isolate TAMUIC-IGC-003099 chromosome 8, iqSchSeri2.2, whole genome shotgun sequence contains the following:
- the LOC126416055 gene encoding transmembrane protein 60, yielding MAVLHRALFTWFILLVFFILLVLRLDSRTHWNWFIVFVPLWLYDLILLVYVLFYAVSQCKGHCGGRAAATRAWSVAAVTLKMTAQVVLCLALEYPSWQLSVYWVMAPLWLFLPVLVVAVFISLVRYSQY